From Klebsiella electrica, the proteins below share one genomic window:
- a CDS encoding CidA/LrgA family protein encodes MAFAPARVTPFVVQRLQVPVQVLIYAGLFVCAEYLVNWLHLPLPANLVGMLLLLTLIVCRVIPLKWVRAGARWLLAEMLLFFVPAVVAVVNYTQLLMADGWRILLVIALSTLMVLGATAWVVDKVYRYEVSRMKHE; translated from the coding sequence ATGGCCTTCGCGCCAGCTCGTGTGACCCCCTTCGTTGTCCAGCGCCTCCAGGTCCCGGTTCAGGTGCTGATATATGCCGGATTGTTCGTCTGCGCTGAATATTTGGTTAACTGGCTGCATCTGCCGCTGCCGGCGAACCTGGTCGGCATGTTGCTGCTGCTGACGCTGATCGTCTGTCGGGTTATCCCGCTAAAATGGGTGCGGGCTGGCGCCCGCTGGCTGCTGGCGGAAATGCTGCTGTTCTTTGTTCCGGCAGTGGTGGCGGTGGTGAACTATACCCAGCTGCTGATGGCCGACGGCTGGCGGATCTTGCTGGTGATTGCGCTGAGTACCCTGATGGTGCTGGGGGCAACGGCATGGGTGGTGGATAAAGTGTATCGCTATGAAGTCAGCCGGATGAAGCATGAGTGA
- the acs gene encoding acetate--CoA ligase: MSQIHKHPIPATIAERCLINPEQYQAQYQQSVTDPDAFWGEQGKILDWMRPYTRVKDTSFAPGNVSIKWYEDGTLNLAANCLDRHLAERGDQTAIIWEGDDASQSKHITYRELHHDVCRFANVLLDLGIKKGDVVAIYMPMVPEAAVAMLACARIGAIHSVIFGGFSPEAVAGRIIDSNSRLVITADEGLRAGRAIPLKKNVDDALKNPHVKSIEHVVVLKRTGGKIDWQEGRDLWWSDLIEKASDQHQPQEMNAEDPLFILYTSGSTGKPKGVLHTTGGYLVYAATTFKYVFDYHPGDIYWCTADVGWVTGHSYLLYGPLACGATTLMFEGVPNWPTPARMCQVVDKHKVNILYTAPTAIRALMAEGDKAIEGTDRSSLRILGSVGEPINPEAWEWYWKKIGNEKCPVMDTWWQTETGGFMITPLPGAIELKAGSATRPFFGVQPVLVDNEGTPLEGATEGNLAIADSWPGQARTLFGDHERFEQTYFSTFKNMYFSGDGARRDEDGYFWITGRVDDVLNVSGHRLGTAEIESALVSHPKIAEAAVVGIPHNIKGQAIYAYVTLNHGEEPTPELYAEVRNWVRKEIGPLATPDVLHWTDSLPKTRSGKIMRRILRKIAAGDTSNLGDTSTLADPGVVEKLLEEKQAIAMPS; this comes from the coding sequence ATGAGCCAAATACATAAACACCCTATTCCCGCTACGATTGCGGAACGTTGCCTGATTAACCCGGAACAGTACCAGGCGCAGTATCAGCAGTCCGTCACCGACCCGGATGCCTTCTGGGGCGAGCAGGGCAAAATCCTTGACTGGATGCGGCCCTACACGCGCGTGAAGGACACCTCATTCGCACCGGGCAACGTCTCTATTAAATGGTATGAAGACGGCACGCTGAACCTTGCCGCTAACTGCCTCGATCGCCACCTGGCCGAACGCGGCGACCAGACCGCGATTATCTGGGAGGGCGACGACGCCAGCCAGAGCAAACATATTACTTATCGCGAGCTTCACCACGACGTCTGCCGCTTTGCTAACGTCCTGCTCGACCTCGGCATTAAAAAGGGCGATGTCGTCGCTATCTATATGCCAATGGTGCCGGAAGCCGCCGTCGCCATGCTGGCCTGCGCCCGTATCGGCGCGATCCACTCGGTTATCTTCGGCGGTTTTTCTCCCGAAGCGGTCGCCGGCCGTATCATCGACTCGAACTCTCGTCTGGTCATCACTGCCGATGAAGGGCTGCGCGCCGGACGCGCGATTCCGCTGAAGAAGAACGTTGACGATGCGTTAAAAAACCCGCATGTGAAAAGCATTGAGCATGTGGTGGTACTCAAACGTACCGGCGGCAAAATCGACTGGCAGGAAGGACGCGACCTGTGGTGGAGCGATCTGATCGAGAAAGCCAGCGACCAGCACCAGCCGCAAGAGATGAATGCGGAAGACCCGCTGTTCATCCTCTATACCTCCGGTTCAACCGGTAAGCCTAAAGGGGTGCTGCACACCACCGGCGGCTATCTGGTCTATGCCGCCACCACCTTCAAATATGTCTTTGACTACCATCCGGGCGATATCTACTGGTGTACCGCCGATGTGGGCTGGGTGACCGGCCACAGCTATCTGCTGTACGGCCCGCTGGCCTGCGGCGCCACCACGCTGATGTTTGAAGGTGTGCCGAACTGGCCGACGCCGGCGCGGATGTGTCAGGTCGTCGATAAGCACAAAGTTAATATTCTCTACACCGCGCCGACGGCGATCCGCGCGCTGATGGCGGAAGGCGATAAGGCCATCGAAGGCACCGACCGCTCTTCCCTGCGTATTCTGGGCTCAGTCGGCGAGCCGATTAACCCGGAGGCCTGGGAGTGGTACTGGAAGAAGATCGGCAACGAGAAATGCCCGGTGATGGATACCTGGTGGCAAACTGAAACCGGCGGCTTCATGATTACGCCGCTGCCGGGCGCCATTGAGCTGAAAGCGGGTTCCGCCACGCGTCCGTTCTTCGGCGTGCAGCCGGTGCTGGTCGACAATGAAGGCACTCCGCTGGAGGGCGCGACCGAAGGCAACCTGGCTATCGCCGACTCCTGGCCGGGACAGGCGCGGACCCTGTTCGGCGACCATGAGCGCTTTGAACAGACCTACTTCTCCACCTTCAAAAATATGTATTTCAGCGGCGACGGCGCGCGTCGTGATGAAGATGGCTACTTCTGGATCACCGGCCGCGTCGACGACGTTCTGAACGTATCCGGCCACCGTCTGGGGACCGCCGAAATCGAATCGGCGCTGGTGTCGCACCCGAAAATCGCCGAAGCGGCCGTGGTCGGCATTCCGCATAACATCAAAGGCCAGGCGATTTACGCTTATGTGACGCTCAATCACGGTGAGGAGCCGACGCCAGAGCTGTATGCGGAGGTGCGCAACTGGGTACGCAAAGAGATTGGCCCGCTGGCGACCCCGGACGTGCTGCACTGGACCGATTCATTACCGAAAACCCGCTCGGGTAAGATCATGCGACGTATTCTGCGCAAGATTGCCGCGGGCGATACCAGCAACCTCGGCGATACATCAACACTGGCGGATCCTGGTGTCGTGGAGAAACTGCTCGAAGAGAAGCAGGCCATCGCGATGCCGTCGTAA
- the actP gene encoding cation/acetate symporter ActP, protein MKKVLTAIAATLPFSASAADAITGAVQRQPTNWQAIVMFLIFVALTLYITYWASKRVRSRSDYYTAGGNITGFQNGLAIAGDFMSAASFLGISALVYTSGYDGLIYSLGFLVGWPIILFLIAERLRNLGRYTFADVASYRLKQGPIRTLSACGSLVVVALYLIAQMVGAGKLIQLLFGLNYHVAVVLVGVLMVLYVLFGGMLATTWVQIIKAVLLLCGASFMAFMVMKHVGFSFNNLFTEAMAVHPKGAAIMSPGGLVKDPISALSLGLGLMFGTAGLPHILMRFFTVSDAKEARKSVFYATGFMGYFYILTFIIGFGAIMLVGANPAFKDSAGVLIGGNNMAAVHLADAVGGNLFLGFISAVAFATILAVVAGLTLAGASAVSHDLYANVFRKGASERDELRVSKITVLVLGIVAILLGILFENQNIAFMVGLAFSIAASCNFPIILLSMYWSKLTTRGAMVGGWLGLLTAVILMILGPTIWVQILGHEKAIFPYEYPALFSIAIAFIGIWIFSATDNSAEGMREREQFRAQFIRSQTGIGIERGQAH, encoded by the coding sequence ATGAAGAAAGTCCTGACGGCGATTGCCGCCACGCTCCCTTTTTCCGCGAGTGCCGCTGACGCCATTACCGGCGCGGTACAACGCCAGCCGACGAACTGGCAGGCGATCGTCATGTTCCTGATCTTTGTCGCCCTGACGCTGTATATCACCTACTGGGCGTCAAAACGCGTGCGCTCGCGCAGCGATTATTATACCGCGGGCGGAAATATCACCGGCTTTCAGAACGGGCTGGCGATCGCCGGCGACTTTATGTCGGCCGCCTCCTTCCTCGGTATTTCCGCGCTGGTCTACACCTCCGGCTACGACGGGCTGATTTACTCCCTCGGTTTTCTGGTCGGCTGGCCGATTATTCTGTTCCTGATTGCCGAGCGCCTGCGTAACCTCGGGCGCTACACCTTCGCTGACGTCGCCTCTTATCGCCTTAAGCAAGGGCCGATTCGTACTCTCTCCGCCTGCGGTTCGCTGGTGGTGGTGGCGCTGTATCTGATTGCGCAGATGGTCGGCGCAGGCAAACTGATTCAGCTGCTGTTCGGCCTGAACTACCACGTCGCGGTGGTGTTGGTCGGCGTGCTGATGGTGCTCTACGTCCTCTTCGGCGGTATGCTCGCCACCACCTGGGTGCAGATTATCAAGGCCGTTCTGCTGCTGTGCGGCGCCAGCTTTATGGCCTTTATGGTCATGAAGCACGTCGGCTTCAGCTTCAACAATCTGTTCACTGAAGCGATGGCGGTGCATCCGAAAGGCGCGGCGATTATGAGCCCTGGCGGACTGGTGAAAGACCCGATATCGGCGCTGTCGCTCGGCCTCGGCCTGATGTTCGGTACCGCCGGTCTGCCGCACATTCTGATGCGTTTCTTCACCGTCAGCGATGCGAAAGAAGCGCGTAAGAGCGTGTTCTACGCTACTGGGTTTATGGGCTATTTCTATATCCTGACCTTTATTATCGGCTTCGGCGCGATCATGCTGGTGGGGGCGAATCCCGCATTCAAAGACTCCGCAGGCGTGCTGATCGGCGGCAACAATATGGCGGCGGTACACCTCGCCGATGCGGTGGGCGGCAACCTGTTCCTCGGCTTTATTTCAGCGGTCGCCTTCGCCACGATTCTGGCGGTGGTCGCCGGCTTGACGCTAGCCGGCGCATCGGCGGTCTCTCATGACCTGTATGCTAACGTCTTCCGTAAGGGCGCCAGCGAGCGCGATGAGCTGCGGGTCTCAAAAATTACCGTTCTGGTACTGGGGATCGTGGCGATTCTGCTGGGGATTTTGTTTGAGAATCAGAACATTGCCTTCATGGTGGGTCTGGCCTTCTCCATCGCCGCCAGCTGTAACTTCCCGATCATACTGCTGTCGATGTACTGGTCGAAGCTGACCACTCGCGGCGCCATGGTGGGCGGCTGGCTGGGGCTGCTGACCGCCGTGATTCTGATGATCCTTGGCCCGACGATTTGGGTCCAGATCCTCGGCCATGAAAAGGCGATATTCCCGTATGAGTATCCGGCGCTGTTCTCTATCGCTATCGCCTTTATCGGTATCTGGATCTTCTCCGCCACCGATAACTCGGCGGAAGGGATGCGCGAACGCGAGCAGTTCCGCGCTCAGTTTATCCGTTCGCAAACCGGGATCGGTATCGAACGCGGCCAGGCGCACTAA
- a CDS encoding Na+/H+ antiporter encodes MEIFFTILIMTLVVSLSGVVTRVLPFQVPLPLMQIAIGALLAWPTFGLHVEFDPELFLVLFIPPLLFADGWKTPTREFIEHGREILGLALALVLVTVVGIGFLIYWIVPGIPLIPAFALAAVLSPTDAVALSGIVGEGRIPKKIMGILQGEALMNDASGLVSLKFAVAVAMGTMVFTVGGATVEFLKVAIGGILAGFVVSWLYGRSMRFLSRWGGDEPATQIVLLFLLPFASYLIAEHIGVSGILAAVAAGMTITRSGVMRTAPLAMRLRANSTWAMLEFVFNGMVFLLLGLQLPEILSTSLVAAEADPNVETWMLFTDIILIYAALMLVRFGWLWTMRKLSQRFLKKKPMEFGSWTTRELLISSVAGVRGAITLAGVLSIPLLLPDGNVFPARYELIFLAAGVILFSLFVGVIALPILLRHIESSDHVQQRKEERLARAATADVAIVAIQKMEERLAADTKENIDNQLLTEVSSRVIGNLRRRVDGRNDVETSILEEQLERRFRLAALRSERGELYHLRATRQISNETLQKLLHDLDLLETLLIEDQ; translated from the coding sequence ATGGAAATATTCTTCACCATACTCATTATGACCCTCGTGGTCTCTCTCTCCGGGGTGGTTACACGCGTACTGCCCTTTCAGGTCCCACTACCACTGATGCAAATCGCCATTGGCGCGCTACTGGCGTGGCCGACGTTTGGTTTGCACGTTGAATTCGACCCCGAGCTGTTCCTGGTCTTGTTTATCCCGCCGCTGCTTTTTGCCGATGGCTGGAAAACGCCGACCCGCGAATTTATTGAGCACGGACGAGAAATCCTCGGGCTGGCGCTGGCGCTGGTGCTGGTGACGGTGGTGGGGATTGGCTTCCTCATTTACTGGATCGTGCCGGGTATTCCGCTGATTCCCGCCTTCGCGCTGGCGGCGGTGTTGTCACCGACCGATGCCGTGGCGCTGTCAGGCATCGTGGGCGAAGGACGCATTCCGAAAAAAATTATGGGGATTTTGCAGGGCGAGGCGTTGATGAACGATGCCTCCGGCCTGGTCTCGCTGAAGTTTGCCGTCGCCGTGGCGATGGGCACGATGGTCTTTACCGTCGGCGGTGCGACGGTCGAGTTCCTCAAAGTCGCCATCGGCGGCATCCTCGCCGGGTTTGTGGTGAGCTGGCTGTATGGTCGTTCGATGCGCTTCCTCAGCCGCTGGGGCGGCGATGAGCCAGCGACGCAGATTGTGCTGCTGTTCCTGCTGCCGTTTGCCTCCTACCTGATCGCGGAACATATCGGTGTATCCGGGATCCTGGCGGCGGTGGCGGCGGGGATGACCATCACCCGTTCCGGTGTGATGCGCACCGCGCCGCTGGCCATGCGCCTGCGAGCGAACAGTACCTGGGCGATGCTGGAATTTGTCTTTAACGGCATGGTGTTCCTGCTGTTGGGCCTGCAACTGCCGGAGATTCTGTCGACATCGCTGGTGGCGGCGGAAGCAGATCCTAATGTTGAAACCTGGATGCTGTTTACCGACATTATCCTGATCTACGCCGCGCTGATGCTGGTGCGTTTTGGCTGGCTGTGGACGATGCGCAAATTAAGCCAGCGTTTCCTGAAAAAGAAACCGATGGAATTTGGTTCGTGGACCACCCGTGAGCTGCTTATCTCCTCCGTTGCCGGAGTCCGCGGGGCGATAACCCTCGCCGGTGTGCTGTCGATTCCGCTGCTGCTGCCGGACGGCAACGTCTTCCCGGCCCGCTATGAGCTGATCTTCCTGGCCGCTGGGGTGATTCTGTTCTCGCTGTTTGTCGGGGTGATTGCGCTGCCGATTTTGCTCCGCCACATTGAATCGAGCGACCACGTTCAGCAGCGGAAAGAAGAGCGGCTGGCGCGCGCGGCGACGGCGGATGTGGCGATTGTCGCGATTCAGAAAATGGAAGAGCGTCTGGCGGCCGATACCAAAGAGAATATTGATAACCAGCTGCTGACTGAGGTCAGTTCGCGGGTGATTGGTAACCTGCGCCGCCGCGTCGACGGACGTAACGATGTGGAAACCTCGATACTCGAAGAGCAGCTTGAGCGTCGGTTCCGCCTGGCGGCGCTGCGTTCAGAACGCGGCGAGCTGTATCATCTTCGGGCGACCCGACAGATCAGCAATGAAACGCTGCAGAAGCTGCTCCACGACCTTGACCTGCTGGAAACGCTGCTCATCGAAGATCAGTAA
- a CDS encoding tetratricopeptide repeat protein, which translates to MKYLYLLLMLFSLAAGAADPGSQYKQQAEAGDPRAQYYLADTYVSSGDYQQAEYWAQKSADRGDGDALALLAQLKIRNPQQADYKQARELAEKAVQVGSKAGEIILARVLVNQQAGPTDYSHAIILLQDAAQDPESDSAVDAQMLLGLIYASGVQITEDDARATDYFKRSSSLSRTGYAEYWAGMMFLQGEQGFIEPNQQKALHWLNVSCQEGFDTGCEEFDRISKR; encoded by the coding sequence ATGAAATACCTCTATTTACTTCTGATGCTGTTCTCTCTTGCCGCGGGCGCCGCGGATCCCGGCAGCCAGTACAAACAACAGGCGGAAGCCGGCGATCCGCGGGCGCAGTACTATCTTGCCGATACCTACGTCAGTTCCGGCGATTATCAGCAGGCCGAATACTGGGCGCAGAAATCGGCCGATCGCGGTGACGGGGATGCGCTGGCGCTGCTGGCTCAGCTGAAAATTCGCAACCCGCAGCAGGCCGATTACAAACAGGCCAGAGAGCTGGCTGAGAAGGCGGTGCAGGTTGGCAGCAAGGCAGGAGAAATTATCCTGGCCCGCGTGCTGGTCAATCAACAGGCCGGGCCGACGGACTATTCCCATGCCATCATCCTGTTACAGGATGCCGCCCAGGATCCAGAAAGCGACTCCGCCGTCGACGCCCAGATGCTGTTAGGTTTGATTTACGCCAGCGGCGTGCAGATAACAGAGGATGACGCCAGGGCAACGGACTATTTTAAACGCAGCTCCTCGCTGTCCCGTACCGGCTATGCGGAATACTGGGCCGGGATGATGTTCCTGCAGGGAGAACAAGGCTTTATCGAACCCAACCAGCAGAAAGCGTTGCACTGGCTCAACGTCAGCTGTCAGGAGGGGTTTGATACCGGCTGCGAAGAGTTCGACAGGATAAGTAAAAGATAA
- the gltP gene encoding glutamate/aspartate:proton symporter GltP encodes MKKKTKVSLAWQILLALVLGILLGSYLHYHAESRDWLISNLLTPAGDIFIHLIKMIVVPIVISTLIVGIAGVGDAKQLGRIGAKTIIYFEVITTVAIVLGITLANVFQPGSGIDMSQLAAVDISKYQNTTAEVQSHAHGLMGTILSLVPTNIVASMAKGDMLPIIFFSVLFGLGLSSLPATHREPLVTVFRSISETMFKVTHMVMRYAPVGVFALISVTVATFGFASLWPLAKLVILVYFAILFFALVVLGIVARVCGLSIWILIRILKDELILAYSTASSESVLPRIIEKMEAYGAPASITSFVVPTGYSFNLDGSTLYQSIAAIFIAQLYGIELSLWQEITLVLTLMVTSKGIAGVPGVSFVVLLATLGSVGIPLEGLAFIAGVDRILDMARTALNVVGNALAVLVIAKWEHKFDRKKALAYEREVLGKFDKTAQ; translated from the coding sequence GTGAAGAAAAAAACAAAAGTCAGCCTGGCCTGGCAAATTTTGCTGGCCCTGGTGCTGGGCATACTTCTGGGCAGTTACCTGCATTACCACGCCGAAAGCCGTGACTGGTTAATCTCGAACCTCCTGACGCCGGCGGGCGATATCTTTATCCACCTGATCAAGATGATCGTCGTTCCGATTGTCATCTCGACGCTGATTGTCGGGATTGCGGGCGTTGGCGACGCGAAGCAGTTGGGACGTATCGGCGCGAAAACCATTATCTATTTTGAAGTGATCACTACGGTGGCGATTGTGCTGGGGATTACCCTGGCTAACGTCTTCCAGCCGGGCAGTGGTATTGATATGTCGCAGCTGGCCGCGGTGGATATCTCGAAATATCAAAACACCACGGCAGAGGTGCAAAGCCACGCTCACGGTCTGATGGGTACGATACTGTCGCTGGTGCCGACCAACATTGTCGCGTCGATGGCGAAAGGCGATATGTTGCCGATTATTTTCTTCTCGGTGTTGTTCGGCCTGGGGCTCTCTTCGCTGCCAGCGACCCATCGTGAACCGCTGGTGACCGTGTTCCGCTCCATTTCCGAAACCATGTTCAAAGTGACCCACATGGTGATGCGCTATGCACCGGTCGGGGTGTTTGCGCTGATTTCGGTGACCGTTGCCACCTTCGGCTTCGCCTCGCTGTGGCCGCTGGCCAAACTGGTTATCCTGGTCTACTTCGCGATTCTGTTCTTCGCGCTGGTGGTGCTGGGGATCGTGGCGCGGGTATGCGGATTAAGTATCTGGATTCTGATCCGTATCCTGAAAGACGAGCTGATTCTGGCCTACTCCACCGCCAGCTCCGAGAGCGTATTGCCGCGTATTATTGAGAAGATGGAAGCCTATGGTGCCCCGGCTTCTATTACCAGTTTTGTTGTGCCGACCGGCTACTCATTTAACCTCGATGGCTCAACGCTGTATCAGAGTATCGCGGCGATCTTTATTGCTCAGCTGTACGGTATTGAACTGTCGCTGTGGCAGGAAATCACTCTGGTGCTGACGCTGATGGTCACCTCGAAAGGGATTGCCGGCGTGCCGGGGGTCTCCTTCGTGGTGCTGCTGGCGACACTGGGGAGCGTAGGGATTCCGCTGGAAGGGCTGGCCTTTATTGCCGGTGTTGACCGTATCCTCGATATGGCGCGTACCGCGCTGAACGTGGTCGGGAATGCGCTGGCGGTGCTGGTGATCGCCAAGTGGGAACACAAGTTTGACCGCAAAAAAGCACTGGCCTATGAGCGCGAAGTGCTGGGCAAATTTGATAAAACCGCGCAATAA
- a CDS encoding LysR family transcriptional regulator: MDIRTLRYFVEVVRQQSFTRAAEKLFVTQPTISKMLKNLEDELNCTLLIRDGRRLLLTDTGRVVFERGQAILGEFHQLESELNDINHLYKGVLRLGIPPMVGMLMAEPISLFRQRYPGVELKIAEFGGLTVQQAVSNGELDLAMTALPVDEDSGLSTLPLFNHPLCVLTPRTEEWESVQSLSPEALAAHPLVIYNEGFALNRQLMALFTCHEVKPRIAVRSGQWDFLAAMVQAGIGVAILPQPICERLDAENFCSIPLQSELHWELGMIWREGVYLSHSAQAWLECSKAFWLK, from the coding sequence ATGGATATCCGAACGCTGCGCTATTTTGTCGAAGTGGTGCGTCAACAGAGTTTTACGCGCGCTGCGGAAAAACTTTTCGTCACACAGCCCACGATCAGCAAAATGCTCAAAAATCTGGAAGATGAGCTGAACTGCACCCTGTTGATTCGCGATGGCCGCCGGCTCCTGCTGACCGATACCGGTCGGGTTGTCTTCGAGCGTGGGCAGGCGATTCTGGGCGAGTTTCATCAGCTGGAATCAGAGCTGAATGATATTAACCACCTGTACAAAGGGGTCCTGAGACTGGGGATCCCGCCGATGGTCGGCATGCTGATGGCCGAACCGATTAGCCTGTTTCGCCAGCGCTACCCGGGCGTGGAGCTGAAAATTGCCGAGTTCGGTGGCCTGACGGTCCAGCAGGCGGTGAGCAACGGCGAACTGGATCTCGCCATGACAGCGCTGCCGGTAGATGAAGACAGCGGCCTGAGCACGTTGCCGCTCTTCAACCATCCGCTGTGCGTGCTGACGCCAAGAACGGAGGAGTGGGAAAGCGTTCAGTCACTGTCGCCGGAAGCGCTCGCGGCCCATCCGCTGGTCATTTATAACGAAGGTTTCGCTCTGAACCGGCAGCTGATGGCGCTGTTTACCTGTCATGAGGTGAAGCCGCGCATCGCGGTGCGCAGCGGCCAGTGGGATTTCCTCGCGGCTATGGTGCAGGCGGGCATCGGCGTGGCTATCCTGCCGCAACCGATCTGTGAACGTCTCGATGCGGAGAATTTTTGCTCGATACCGCTGCAGAGCGAGCTGCACTGGGAGCTGGGGATGATCTGGCGGGAAGGCGTTTATCTGTCGCACAGCGCGCAGGCGTGGCTGGAATGCAGTAAGGCGTTCTGGCTGAAGTAA
- a CDS encoding LrgB family protein, with the protein MSDFQLSVLCLVVTLVLYFANKRLYRRFHKLPLMPLVFTPILLVLILVFGHISYQNYMGETHWLLWLLGPATIAFAVPVYDNLAIIKRHWMSLTAGVTTAVVVAVTSSVWLARLLTLPDAIQRSLAVRSITTPFALAAAKPIGGQPELVALFVVITGVFGMAVGDALFMRLAIRAGMAKGAGFGAASHGAGTARSYELGPQEGVVASLVMMLSGVVMVLAAPLVRLLMF; encoded by the coding sequence ATGAGTGATTTTCAACTGAGCGTCCTGTGCCTGGTGGTGACGCTGGTACTCTATTTCGCCAATAAGCGCCTGTATCGCCGCTTCCACAAGCTGCCGCTGATGCCGCTGGTGTTTACCCCGATACTGCTGGTGCTGATTCTGGTTTTCGGCCACATTTCCTATCAGAACTATATGGGCGAGACCCACTGGCTGTTATGGCTGCTGGGGCCTGCAACCATCGCGTTTGCCGTCCCGGTGTATGACAACCTGGCTATCATTAAACGGCACTGGATGTCGCTGACCGCGGGCGTAACGACGGCAGTGGTTGTCGCCGTGACCAGCTCCGTGTGGCTGGCGCGACTGTTGACGCTGCCGGATGCGATTCAGCGTAGTCTGGCGGTGCGTTCGATCACCACGCCGTTTGCGCTGGCGGCGGCAAAACCGATCGGCGGCCAGCCGGAGCTGGTGGCGCTGTTTGTGGTGATCACCGGCGTGTTTGGTATGGCGGTGGGCGATGCGCTGTTTATGCGGCTCGCCATTCGCGCAGGGATGGCAAAAGGCGCTGGATTTGGCGCCGCCTCGCACGGCGCAGGTACCGCCCGCTCCTATGAGCTGGGACCGCAGGAAGGGGTGGTGGCCAGTCTGGTGATGATGTTGTCTGGCGTGGTGATGGTACTGGCGGCGCCGCTGGTGCGCCTGCTGATGTTTTAA
- a CDS encoding DUF485 domain-containing protein gives MNEQLCQRIEDSAHFRELVATRQRFAAILSLIMLVIYVGFILLIAFAPGWLGTPLHAGTSVTRGIPIGIGVIVISFVLTGIYVWRANGEFDRLTKSVINEVHAS, from the coding sequence ATGAATGAGCAACTTTGTCAGCGGATAGAAGATAGTGCGCATTTCAGGGAGTTAGTTGCAACCCGGCAAAGGTTTGCCGCCATCCTGTCACTGATTATGTTGGTGATCTACGTGGGCTTTATTCTGCTCATCGCTTTCGCCCCCGGTTGGCTGGGTACGCCGCTGCATGCCGGTACCAGCGTCACCCGAGGTATCCCGATCGGCATCGGCGTTATCGTCATCTCTTTTGTCCTGACCGGGATTTATGTCTGGCGGGCGAATGGCGAATTTGACCGTCTGACCAAAAGCGTTATCAACGAGGTGCACGCATCATGA